The Sphaerospermopsis torques-reginae ITEP-024 genome has a window encoding:
- the larC gene encoding nickel pincer cofactor biosynthesis protein LarC, giving the protein MNKIAYFQCPTGISGDMCLGALVSLGVPVEYLIEKLNGLGIEQEYQLRSELVHRQTQQATKVHVDLVHHHHHHHDHEHSHHHGRHLPEIEEMIVNANLPSQATAWSLAVFRQLAVAEGAVHGIEPEKVHFHEVGAVDAIVDIVGTCLGLDWLGINTNKEGLPLIYCSPFPTGGGTVRAAHGQMPVPVPAVLKLWEMRSCPVYSNGIDKELVTPTGAAIATTLARSFGSPPPMTLKQVGLGAGSLDLPIPNILRLWIGESSNLPTTVTDVAHTHHHSEHHSEHHSKHHSQHHSESHLEPISVLETQVDDLNPQAIGYIFDALFAAGAVDVFTQSIGMKKSRPGILLTVICHPENLAICEEILFRETTTLGIRRTTQQRRILQREIQQVETPYGKVGVKIAWKGEATAKVITNVQPEYEDCADLARKHNIPWREIQRLALHNWYSQN; this is encoded by the coding sequence ATGAATAAAATTGCTTATTTTCAATGTCCCACGGGAATTTCCGGTGATATGTGTCTGGGTGCTTTGGTAAGTCTGGGTGTTCCCGTAGAGTATCTGATAGAAAAACTCAATGGTTTAGGAATTGAGCAGGAATACCAGTTACGGTCAGAACTTGTCCATCGGCAAACACAACAAGCAACTAAGGTTCATGTAGACCTAGTACATCACCATCACCACCATCATGATCACGAACACTCTCATCATCATGGCCGTCACCTGCCAGAAATAGAAGAGATGATTGTTAACGCCAATCTACCATCACAGGCAACAGCTTGGAGTTTAGCCGTTTTCCGCCAGTTAGCAGTGGCAGAAGGGGCAGTTCATGGCATTGAACCGGAAAAAGTTCATTTTCATGAAGTCGGTGCTGTAGACGCGATTGTAGATATTGTGGGGACTTGCTTGGGTTTAGATTGGCTGGGTATCAATACAAATAAAGAAGGATTACCTTTAATATACTGTTCACCGTTTCCCACTGGTGGGGGAACTGTTCGCGCGGCACATGGACAAATGCCAGTACCAGTACCCGCAGTGTTGAAGTTGTGGGAAATGCGGAGTTGTCCCGTTTATAGCAACGGTATTGACAAGGAACTGGTGACACCCACAGGGGCAGCGATCGCCACTACTTTAGCTAGAAGTTTTGGTTCACCACCACCAATGACCCTCAAACAAGTAGGATTGGGTGCAGGTTCTCTTGATTTACCCATACCTAATATACTACGGCTGTGGATTGGTGAAAGTTCAAATCTTCCAACCACTGTTACAGATGTTGCTCATACTCATCACCATTCAGAGCATCATTCAGAGCATCATTCAAAACACCATTCACAACACCATTCAGAATCACATTTAGAACCTATTTCAGTTTTAGAAACTCAAGTTGATGATTTAAATCCCCAAGCGATCGGTTATATATTTGATGCTTTATTTGCGGCTGGGGCGGTGGATGTCTTTACTCAAAGTATAGGGATGAAAAAATCACGTCCAGGAATTTTATTAACTGTGATTTGTCATCCAGAAAATTTAGCTATTTGTGAAGAAATTTTATTTCGTGAAACTACAACTTTAGGGATTCGTCGCACAACTCAACAACGTCGTATTTTACAACGAGAAATACAACAAGTAGAAACCCCATATGGTAAAGTCGGTGTCAAAATTGCTTGGAAAGGAGAAGCAACAGCAAAAGTCATTACCAATGTGCAGCCAGAATATGAAGATTGTGCAGACTTAGCACGAAAACATAATATTCCCTGGCGGGAAATTCAACGTTTGGCTTTACATAATTGGTATAGTCAAAATTAA
- a CDS encoding L-threonylcarbamoyladenylate synthase, which yields MAKIFEIHPDNPQNRRIEDIKLALSSGAIMLYPTDTVYAIGCDLNAKLAVERVRQIKQLANDKPLTFLCPSLSNVSTYAFVSDTAYRIMKRLIPGPYTFLLPATKLVPRLVQSPKRKTTGIRVPDHRVCLALLEALGNPIISTSAHLPHNDTDDEILGVDSESILSRVELFDRLDHLVDIIIDTGEEPTNQVSTILDLTDEEPIITRRGLGWEAAAAWV from the coding sequence ATGGCCAAGATTTTTGAAATTCATCCTGATAACCCTCAAAACCGCCGTATAGAGGATATAAAGTTGGCGCTTTCTAGTGGCGCTATCATGCTCTACCCTACTGATACAGTCTATGCCATTGGTTGTGATTTGAATGCTAAGTTGGCGGTGGAAAGAGTGAGACAAATTAAGCAGTTAGCCAATGATAAACCACTGACTTTTTTATGTCCTTCACTTTCTAATGTGTCTACTTATGCCTTCGTAAGTGATACAGCCTATCGGATTATGAAGCGTTTGATACCAGGTCCCTACACTTTTTTGCTACCTGCTACCAAATTAGTACCGCGACTGGTGCAAAGTCCTAAGCGAAAAACAACAGGAATCCGCGTGCCAGATCATAGGGTATGCTTGGCATTGCTGGAAGCGTTAGGAAATCCGATTATTTCCACTTCGGCACATTTACCACACAATGACACAGATGATGAAATATTAGGAGTAGATTCTGAATCTATTCTGTCAAGAGTAGAGCTATTTGACCGTTTAGATCACTTGGTGGACATCATTATTGATACAGGTGAAGAACCTACGAATCAAGTGTCTACCATTTTAGACTTGACGGATGAAGAACCAATAATTACACGGAGGGGTTTAGGTTGGGAAGCAGCAGCAGCTTGGGTATAA
- a CDS encoding HetZ-related protein yields MKANFVNLPNSTTAFDSDDSSEDLSATNSETLVQLLCQEMQSQVKASSRCVQSVSERITKEVERICDKSSRIQTSGQVRSWQITLARHRLQKCLRYYQLGSRQGRVELHSSLGAIVYRHVTLAGSELGFEARYNLIEDFLQAFYIEAIKAFRRENELAEDYTPRTQLQLAEYMAFTEQYAKRRINLPGGANQQLIVLRAQGFARRQPQETTVDIEMAVDSAKTEEAESYQRNLAVQQIRSQMVAKPSFDPSEESERDRVITELMKYLESQGQADCMNYLSLKLQDLSAPEIDQILGLTSRQRDYLQQRFKYHVEKFAKQHHWQLVHQWLGAGLEHKLGLSSQQWEVFWNQLTEQQQKIFELKTAKENDQAIAKAVQCTPKQLQKRWTQMLELAWAIRNGNVEVKA; encoded by the coding sequence ATGAAAGCTAACTTCGTCAATCTGCCAAATTCTACAACTGCTTTTGATAGTGATGATTCAAGTGAAGATTTATCAGCTACTAATTCTGAGACTTTAGTGCAGCTTCTTTGTCAGGAAATGCAGTCTCAAGTCAAGGCTTCATCTCGATGCGTGCAATCTGTATCAGAGCGCATTACCAAAGAAGTAGAACGGATATGTGATAAAAGTTCCCGCATTCAAACTTCTGGGCAAGTTAGGTCTTGGCAGATTACTTTAGCAAGACATCGTTTACAAAAGTGTTTGCGTTACTATCAGTTGGGTTCTCGGCAAGGAAGGGTAGAGTTACATAGTAGTTTAGGTGCTATTGTTTATCGTCACGTTACTCTTGCTGGCTCTGAATTGGGCTTTGAAGCTCGTTATAATCTGATTGAGGATTTTCTCCAAGCTTTTTATATCGAAGCGATTAAAGCTTTTCGTCGGGAAAATGAATTAGCTGAAGATTATACTCCCCGGACTCAGTTACAATTAGCTGAGTATATGGCGTTTACGGAACAGTATGCTAAACGTCGGATTAATTTACCTGGTGGTGCTAATCAACAGTTAATTGTTTTACGCGCTCAAGGTTTTGCTCGTCGTCAACCCCAGGAAACTACTGTTGATATTGAAATGGCGGTTGATTCTGCTAAAACTGAAGAAGCGGAGTCTTATCAACGTAATTTAGCGGTGCAGCAGATTAGATCCCAGATGGTTGCTAAACCTAGTTTTGATCCTTCTGAGGAGTCGGAACGCGATCGCGTAATTACAGAGTTGATGAAGTATCTGGAGTCTCAAGGCCAAGCTGACTGTATGAATTATTTGTCTTTGAAACTTCAAGATTTGTCAGCACCGGAAATTGACCAAATTTTAGGTTTAACTAGTCGTCAACGTGATTATTTGCAACAAAGATTTAAATATCATGTTGAAAAGTTCGCTAAACAGCATCATTGGCAATTAGTACATCAATGGTTGGGTGCTGGTTTAGAACATAAGTTGGGTTTGTCTTCTCAACAATGGGAAGTGTTCTGGAATCAATTGACTGAACAGCAACAGAAAATCTTTGAATTGAAAACTGCGAAGGAAAATGATCAAGCGATCGCTAAGGCTGTACAATGCACTCCCAAACAGCTACAAAAACGCTGGACTCAAATGTTAGAATTAGCTTGGGCTATCCGCAACGGTAATGTTGAAGTTAAGGCCTGA
- a CDS encoding DNA adenine methylase — protein sequence MISKVSQTTYPRPFLKWAGGKSRLISQYQKYFPTNYQNYYEPFLGGGAVFFHLQPQNIFAQAFLTDINTDLITTYRCVRDHVDELIELLQKHKEKHTKYHGDYYYKIRSNSQGTDLEKAARFIYLNKTCFNGLYRVNSQGKFNVPLGRYQNPGICQEDVLRLASKALATADIENADFTTVLNYATSSDDFVFFDPPYHPVSETSNFTAYSKYLFGEEQQQQLRDVFAKLAHKGVKVMLANSDCDFIRDLYRGFNIHTISAARLINSNANKRGNISEVLVTSY from the coding sequence ATGATTAGTAAAGTTTCTCAAACAACTTACCCGCGTCCTTTTTTAAAGTGGGCGGGAGGTAAAAGCAGATTGATTTCTCAATATCAAAAATATTTTCCCACAAATTACCAGAATTATTATGAACCCTTTTTAGGTGGAGGGGCGGTTTTTTTTCATTTGCAACCACAAAACATATTTGCCCAAGCTTTTTTAACTGACATTAATACTGATTTAATTACTACTTATCGCTGTGTTAGAGATCATGTTGATGAGTTAATTGAACTTCTACAAAAACACAAGGAAAAACATACTAAATATCATGGAGATTATTATTATAAAATACGTTCTAATTCGCAAGGAACAGATTTAGAAAAAGCAGCTAGGTTTATTTATTTAAATAAAACCTGTTTTAATGGTTTATATCGAGTCAATTCTCAAGGTAAATTTAACGTACCTTTGGGTAGATATCAAAATCCTGGTATTTGTCAGGAAGATGTTTTAAGACTTGCATCAAAAGCACTTGCTACAGCAGACATTGAAAACGCAGATTTTACCACAGTTTTGAATTATGCTACTAGCAGTGATGATTTTGTGTTTTTTGATCCTCCTTATCATCCTGTGAGTGAAACCAGTAATTTTACAGCTTATAGTAAATATTTATTTGGGGAAGAACAGCAACAACAATTAAGAGATGTATTTGCAAAATTGGCTCATAAAGGTGTTAAGGTAATGTTAGCAAATTCAGATTGTGATTTTATTCGTGATCTTTATCGTGGGTTTAATATTCATACAATTTCCGCTGCCAGATTAATTAATTCTAATGCTAATAAGCGGGGTAATATTAGTGAGGTTTTAGTGACTTCTTATTAG
- a CDS encoding DUF751 family protein → MFDGFWDNVFRYPRYLVTIVLGLLLNTFQPLMPFLKRPVTLIAVLGLLVGGFFFVTLTLRAMLGLSTI, encoded by the coding sequence ATGTTTGATGGATTTTGGGATAACGTATTTCGCTACCCCCGGTACTTGGTTACTATCGTCTTAGGTCTTTTGCTGAATACCTTTCAGCCATTGATGCCTTTTTTAAAACGCCCAGTTACTCTAATAGCAGTCCTTGGTTTATTAGTAGGAGGGTTCTTTTTCGTAACTTTGACTCTCCGGGCGATGCTGGGTTTGAGTACAATCTAA
- the rbfA gene encoding 30S ribosome-binding factor RbfA yields MATNRRVSRVAELIKREVSQMLLNGIKDDRVGTGMVSVTDVDVSGDLQHAKIFVSIYGTQEAKAETMEGLKSATGYVRSELGARVRLRRTPEVIFVEDRSLERGTKVLSLLNQLQQERQTESIAEDEEDFSQ; encoded by the coding sequence ATGGCTACAAATCGCCGCGTTTCCCGCGTTGCTGAATTAATTAAACGGGAAGTTAGCCAAATGTTGCTCAACGGTATTAAAGATGACCGTGTGGGTACAGGAATGGTGAGTGTCACCGATGTAGATGTTTCCGGTGACTTGCAACACGCTAAAATCTTCGTCAGTATTTATGGGACTCAGGAAGCTAAGGCTGAAACAATGGAGGGTTTAAAATCAGCAACTGGTTATGTCCGTAGTGAACTAGGTGCTAGAGTAAGGCTGCGTCGTACTCCAGAAGTGATCTTTGTGGAGGATCGCTCTCTTGAACGTGGTACTAAAGTGCTGAGTTTATTAAACCAACTTCAGCAGGAGCGTCAAACAGAAAGTATTGCAGAAGATGAGGAAGATTTTTCCCAATAG